Proteins found in one Crassostrea angulata isolate pt1a10 chromosome 3, ASM2561291v2, whole genome shotgun sequence genomic segment:
- the LOC128176316 gene encoding uncoordinated protein 79-like translates to MSSLFHAFILCQLWTMYCESTAAQYPMDSENHKLAFTMVMDFWGRVTPGILQMLNTPKEHERPQRQLAEMVNLHFLSLMEALRECNSSVLAKLYPMWTSILFTYHSQLPGHLQVRLQTVENWKPPSTSKDQASFSILLTWLKRIQFKLGQVEVQSSAATQFYSV, encoded by the exons ATGAGTTCCCTATTTCATGCTTTCATCCTTTGTCAG TTGTGGACCATGTACTGTGAGTCGACGGCCGCCCAGTACCCTATGGACAGTGAGAACCACAAGCTGGCCTTCACCATGGTGATGGATTTCTGGGGGCGGGTCACCCCCGGCATACTACAGATGTTGAACACCCCCAAGGAG CATGAGAGACCACAAAGACAG TTAGCAGAGATGGTCAATCTCCATTTCTTGAGTTTGATGGAGGCCCTAAGGGAGTGTAATTCTTCTGTCCTTGCCAAACTTTATCCCATGTGGACCTCAATTCTCTTTACCTACCACTCACAg CTGCCCGGCCACCTACAAGTCAGACTCCAGACGGTGGAGAATTGGAAGCCACCCAGCACCTCCAAGGACCAGGCCTCCTTCAGCATTCTCCTGACCTGGTTAAAGCGGATACAGTTCAAACTGGGTCAGGTGGAGGTCCAGTCATCGGCCGCCACTCAGTTCTACTCTGTGTAA